A window from Primulina huaijiensis isolate GDHJ02 chromosome 13, ASM1229523v2, whole genome shotgun sequence encodes these proteins:
- the LOC140991496 gene encoding serine/threonine-protein kinase D6PKL1-like isoform X2, producing MGSFRGKCEIVELKDRTVRHVRGQDREQKLPITKNGSNKPLNGDIDKLFEAVNLRASKSIYLSDFHGNASKKPIRVVGSHSSGIGFSEPVSLKQALRGLCISQAAEVAAMKRLSVTTASPRISEASRITELYRSVVAETGESRFSINEDGKPRIKNSLVLQDSISNSSNLVPGMIQDSVVKVATQSSYPSLGGKPIVKDPKCASYEERESDNCSSIKLPQHIDEPETKPMNQGTVEEADTKVLVLPHPSGGDNMSKPNKKILGSNKVLSVRSMDSSSSSKPVSKTASKSKRKSKLQTAPKSTSRGVKSIIISKNLVIKRPKKIDSKISYKVSCGQNNGPRELICHKCQCSLKDLSKDPQETTGAKVFTGINSHGESKPDGVQIHWEKRGTLVVKTEGGISQSSKSSVCDFSSSTTSLSEESNLSGSTPGNRPHMSKDVSWEAINRITKHGFLGLSHFNLLKKLGSGDIGTVYLAELIGTDSLFAIKVMDNEFLARRKKMPRAHTEREILKMLDHPFLPTLYAQFTSDNLSCLVMEFCPGGDLHVLRQKQPGRYFPEKEARFYVAEVLLALEYLHMLGIVYRDLKPENILVRKDGHIMLSDFDLSLRCSVNPTLVKSSLIPEPPRVSGPCAGSNCIDPFCSGPSCKMSCFRPRLLPSVGRMRKLKPDAAAAQARSLTQLVAEPTDARSNSFVGTHEYLAPEIIKGDGHGSAVDWWTFGVFLFELLYGKTPFKGSGNDETLTNVVLQSLKFPDIPIVSFQARDLIRGLLMKDPEYRLGTETGAAEIKRHPFFEGLNWALIRCATPPHIPDFHESGHLPIAPPSQGENLVSCGGDGEHLEFELF from the exons ATGGGTTCCTTTCGTGGAAAATGTGAAATAGTGGAGTTGAAGGATCGAACAGTTCGTCATGTTAGAGGACAGGATAGAGAACAGAAGCTGCCAATCACGAAAAATGGATCAAACAAACCATTGAATGGTGACATTGACAAGCTTTTCGAAGCCGTCAATCTTAGAGCATCCAAGAGTATATATCTATCGGATTTTCATGGAAATGCTTCGAAGAAGCCTATAAGGGTTGTTGGTTCTCATTCATCGGGGATAGGATTTTCTGAGCCCGTctctttgaagcaagctctaaGGGGACTGTGTATTTCTCAGGCTGCAGAGGTGGCTGCCATGAAACGGCTGTCAGTGACTACTGCATCGCCTAGGATCTCGGAAGCCAGTAGAATCACAGAATTGTACAGGTCTGTTGTAGCAGAAACTGGTGAATCTCGTTTCTCCATAAACGAAGATGGAAAACCGAGAATTAAAAATTCTCTGGTGCTTCAAGATAGTATCTCAAATTCTTCGAACTTGGTACCTGGTATGATTCAAGATTCTGTGGTGAAGGTAGCAACCCAAAGTTCATACCCAAGTTTAGGCGGCAAACCAATTGTAAAAGATCCAAAATGTGCTTCATATGAGGAAAGAGAAAGTGATAATTGTTCTTCCATTAAGCTTCCTCAGCACATTGATGAGCCTGAGACAAAACCCATGAACCAAG GCACAGTTGAAGAAGCAGACACCAAGGTCTTGGTTCTGCCTCACCCCAGCGGTGGTGATAATATGTCAAAGCCGAACAAGAAAATTTTGGGATCAAATAAGGTGCTGAGTGTCCGAAGTATGGATTCCTCCTCATCCTCGAAACCAGTGAGTAAAACAGCATCCAAATCGAAAAGGAAATCAAAGTTGCAGACGGCACCCAAGAGCACCTCTCGTGGAGTCAAATCAATTATCATAAGCAAGAATCTTGTCATAAAAAGACCAAAGAAGATTGATTCTAAAATATCTTACAAAGTAAGTTGTGGTCAGAACAATGGTCCTAGGGAATTGATCTGCCACAAGTGTCAATGTTCTTTGAAGGATTTGAGTAAGGATCCCCAAGAAACTACTGGTGCTAAAGTTTTTACAGGTATTAACAGCCATGGTGAAAGCAAACCAGATGGAGTTCAGATCCACTGGGAAAAGAGAGGCACCCTCGTTGTTAAAACGGAAGGGGGTATCTCCCAGAGCTCAAAAAGCAGCGTTTGTGATTTTAGTAGTAGCACCACTAGCCTAAGTGAAGAGAGCAATCTAAGTGGATCAACTCCTGGAAACAGACCTCATATGTCCAAGGATGTGAGTTGGGAAGCAATCAACCGCATAACAAAACATGGTTTCTTAGGGCTGAGCCATTTTAATTTGTTGAAAAAACTCGGTTCAGGAGACATTGGTACAGTTTATCTTGCTGAATTGATAGGAACAGACAGCCTATTTGCCATAAAGGTAATGGATAACGAATTCTTGGCAAGAAGGAAGAAGATGCCCAGAGCTCATACGGAACGAGAAATTCTCAAGATGCTGGATCACCCATTTCTCCCTACACTTTATGCCCAATTTACGTCGGataatttatcatgtttagTTATGGAGTTTTGTCCTGGTGGAGATCTACATGTCCTCCGGCAGAAGCAGCCCGGGCGATATTTTCCTGAAAAGGAGGCAAG ATTCTATGTCGCAGAGGTACTTCTTGCTCTGGAATATTTGCACATGCTAGGTATCGTGTATCGAGATCTTAAACCGGAAAACATTCTCGTCCGCAAAGATGGTCACATTATGCTATCAGATTTTGACCTTTCACTTAGATGTTCGGTTAACCCAACTCTAGTTAAATCGTCATTAATACCCGAGCCACCTCGGGTCTCTGGACCATGTGCAGGGTCTAATTGCATAGACCCTTTTTGTAGCGGCCCGTCCTGTAAAATGTCATGCTTTAGACCTAGGCTTTTACCTTCAGTAGGAAGAATGAGGAAGCTAAAACCCGATGCAGCAGCAGCACAAGCTAGATCATTAACTCAACTCGTGGCAGAACCAACAGATGCACGATCCAACTCGTTTGTTGGCACGCATGAGTACTTGGCTCCAGAAATCATCAAAGGCGATGGGCATGGTAGTGCTGTTGATTGGTGGACATTTGGTGTGTTTCTGTTCGAGCTACTTTATGGGAAGACGCCCTTTAAAGGCTCTGGAAATGACGAGACGCTGACTAATGTGGTGTTGCAGAGCCTCAAATTTCCAGACATCCCTATTGTTAGTTTTCAGGCGAGAGATCTCATCAGAGGACTGCTGATGAAGGATCCCGAGTATCGTTTGGGTACAGAAACAGGAGCTGCTGAGATTAAACGACACCCGTTTTTCGAAGGCCTGAATTGGGCACTCATCCGCTGTGCCACGCCTCCTCATATACCCGATTTCCACGAGTCAGGACATTTGCCGATCGCCCCCCCATCTCAGGGGGAGAATTTGGTAAGTTGTGGTGGTGATGGAGAGCATTTAGAGTTCGAGTTGTTCTAG
- the LOC140991496 gene encoding serine/threonine-protein kinase D6PKL1-like isoform X3 encodes MGSFRGKCEIVELKDRTVRHVRGQDREQKLPITKNGSNKPLNGDIDKLFEAVNLRASKSIYLSDFHGNASKKPIRVVGSHSSGIGFSEPVSLKQALRGLCISQAAEVAAMKRLSVTTASPRISEASRITELYRSVVAETGESRFSINEDGKPRIKNSLVLQDSISNSSNLVPGMIQDSVVKVATQSSYPSLGGKPIVKDPKCASYEERESDNCSSIKLPQHIDEPETKPMNQVEEADTKVLVLPHPSGGDNMSKPNKKILGSNKVLSVRSMDSSSSSKPVSKTASKSKRKSKLQTAPKSTSRGVKSIIISKNLVIKRPKKIDSKISYKVSCGQNNGPRELICHKCQCSLKDLSKDPQETTGAKVFTGINSHGESKPDGVQIHWEKRGTLVVKTEGGISQSSKSSVCDFSSSTTSLSEESNLSGSTPGNRPHMSKDVSWEAINRITKHGFLGLSHFNLLKKLGSGDIGTVYLAELIGTDSLFAIKVMDNEFLARRKKMPRAHTEREILKMLDHPFLPTLYAQFTSDNLSCLVMEFCPGGDLHVLRQKQPGRYFPEKEARFYVAEVLLALEYLHMLGIVYRDLKPENILVRKDGHIMLSDFDLSLRCSVNPTLVKSSLIPEPPRVSGPCAGSNCIDPFCSGPSCKMSCFRPRLLPSVGRMRKLKPDAAAAQARSLTQLVAEPTDARSNSFVGTHEYLAPEIIKGDGHGSAVDWWTFGVFLFELLYGKTPFKGSGNDETLTNVVLQSLKFPDIPIVSFQARDLIRGLLMKDPEYRLGTETGAAEIKRHPFFEGLNWALIRCATPPHIPDFHESGHLPIAPPSQGENLVSCGGDGEHLEFELF; translated from the exons ATGGGTTCCTTTCGTGGAAAATGTGAAATAGTGGAGTTGAAGGATCGAACAGTTCGTCATGTTAGAGGACAGGATAGAGAACAGAAGCTGCCAATCACGAAAAATGGATCAAACAAACCATTGAATGGTGACATTGACAAGCTTTTCGAAGCCGTCAATCTTAGAGCATCCAAGAGTATATATCTATCGGATTTTCATGGAAATGCTTCGAAGAAGCCTATAAGGGTTGTTGGTTCTCATTCATCGGGGATAGGATTTTCTGAGCCCGTctctttgaagcaagctctaaGGGGACTGTGTATTTCTCAGGCTGCAGAGGTGGCTGCCATGAAACGGCTGTCAGTGACTACTGCATCGCCTAGGATCTCGGAAGCCAGTAGAATCACAGAATTGTACAGGTCTGTTGTAGCAGAAACTGGTGAATCTCGTTTCTCCATAAACGAAGATGGAAAACCGAGAATTAAAAATTCTCTGGTGCTTCAAGATAGTATCTCAAATTCTTCGAACTTGGTACCTGGTATGATTCAAGATTCTGTGGTGAAGGTAGCAACCCAAAGTTCATACCCAAGTTTAGGCGGCAAACCAATTGTAAAAGATCCAAAATGTGCTTCATATGAGGAAAGAGAAAGTGATAATTGTTCTTCCATTAAGCTTCCTCAGCACATTGATGAGCCTGAGACAAAACCCATGAACCAAG TTGAAGAAGCAGACACCAAGGTCTTGGTTCTGCCTCACCCCAGCGGTGGTGATAATATGTCAAAGCCGAACAAGAAAATTTTGGGATCAAATAAGGTGCTGAGTGTCCGAAGTATGGATTCCTCCTCATCCTCGAAACCAGTGAGTAAAACAGCATCCAAATCGAAAAGGAAATCAAAGTTGCAGACGGCACCCAAGAGCACCTCTCGTGGAGTCAAATCAATTATCATAAGCAAGAATCTTGTCATAAAAAGACCAAAGAAGATTGATTCTAAAATATCTTACAAAGTAAGTTGTGGTCAGAACAATGGTCCTAGGGAATTGATCTGCCACAAGTGTCAATGTTCTTTGAAGGATTTGAGTAAGGATCCCCAAGAAACTACTGGTGCTAAAGTTTTTACAGGTATTAACAGCCATGGTGAAAGCAAACCAGATGGAGTTCAGATCCACTGGGAAAAGAGAGGCACCCTCGTTGTTAAAACGGAAGGGGGTATCTCCCAGAGCTCAAAAAGCAGCGTTTGTGATTTTAGTAGTAGCACCACTAGCCTAAGTGAAGAGAGCAATCTAAGTGGATCAACTCCTGGAAACAGACCTCATATGTCCAAGGATGTGAGTTGGGAAGCAATCAACCGCATAACAAAACATGGTTTCTTAGGGCTGAGCCATTTTAATTTGTTGAAAAAACTCGGTTCAGGAGACATTGGTACAGTTTATCTTGCTGAATTGATAGGAACAGACAGCCTATTTGCCATAAAGGTAATGGATAACGAATTCTTGGCAAGAAGGAAGAAGATGCCCAGAGCTCATACGGAACGAGAAATTCTCAAGATGCTGGATCACCCATTTCTCCCTACACTTTATGCCCAATTTACGTCGGataatttatcatgtttagTTATGGAGTTTTGTCCTGGTGGAGATCTACATGTCCTCCGGCAGAAGCAGCCCGGGCGATATTTTCCTGAAAAGGAGGCAAG ATTCTATGTCGCAGAGGTACTTCTTGCTCTGGAATATTTGCACATGCTAGGTATCGTGTATCGAGATCTTAAACCGGAAAACATTCTCGTCCGCAAAGATGGTCACATTATGCTATCAGATTTTGACCTTTCACTTAGATGTTCGGTTAACCCAACTCTAGTTAAATCGTCATTAATACCCGAGCCACCTCGGGTCTCTGGACCATGTGCAGGGTCTAATTGCATAGACCCTTTTTGTAGCGGCCCGTCCTGTAAAATGTCATGCTTTAGACCTAGGCTTTTACCTTCAGTAGGAAGAATGAGGAAGCTAAAACCCGATGCAGCAGCAGCACAAGCTAGATCATTAACTCAACTCGTGGCAGAACCAACAGATGCACGATCCAACTCGTTTGTTGGCACGCATGAGTACTTGGCTCCAGAAATCATCAAAGGCGATGGGCATGGTAGTGCTGTTGATTGGTGGACATTTGGTGTGTTTCTGTTCGAGCTACTTTATGGGAAGACGCCCTTTAAAGGCTCTGGAAATGACGAGACGCTGACTAATGTGGTGTTGCAGAGCCTCAAATTTCCAGACATCCCTATTGTTAGTTTTCAGGCGAGAGATCTCATCAGAGGACTGCTGATGAAGGATCCCGAGTATCGTTTGGGTACAGAAACAGGAGCTGCTGAGATTAAACGACACCCGTTTTTCGAAGGCCTGAATTGGGCACTCATCCGCTGTGCCACGCCTCCTCATATACCCGATTTCCACGAGTCAGGACATTTGCCGATCGCCCCCCCATCTCAGGGGGAGAATTTGGTAAGTTGTGGTGGTGATGGAGAGCATTTAGAGTTCGAGTTGTTCTAG
- the LOC140991496 gene encoding serine/threonine-protein kinase D6PKL1-like isoform X1 — MGSFRGKCEIVELKDRTVRHVRGQDREQKLPITKNGSNKPLNGDIDKLFEAVNLRASKSIYLSDFHGNASKKPIRVVGSHSSGIGFSEPVSLKQALRGLCISQAAEVAAMKRLSVTTASPRISEASRITELYRSVVAETGESRFSINEDGKPRIKNSLVLQDSISNSSNLVPGMIQDSVVKVATQSSYPSLGGKPIVKDPKCASYEERESDNCSSIKLPQHIDEPETKPMNQGAHSSRLTFSLPLKGADSSLVHDNISPASETDKQMLETIGTVEEADTKVLVLPHPSGGDNMSKPNKKILGSNKVLSVRSMDSSSSSKPVSKTASKSKRKSKLQTAPKSTSRGVKSIIISKNLVIKRPKKIDSKISYKVSCGQNNGPRELICHKCQCSLKDLSKDPQETTGAKVFTGINSHGESKPDGVQIHWEKRGTLVVKTEGGISQSSKSSVCDFSSSTTSLSEESNLSGSTPGNRPHMSKDVSWEAINRITKHGFLGLSHFNLLKKLGSGDIGTVYLAELIGTDSLFAIKVMDNEFLARRKKMPRAHTEREILKMLDHPFLPTLYAQFTSDNLSCLVMEFCPGGDLHVLRQKQPGRYFPEKEARFYVAEVLLALEYLHMLGIVYRDLKPENILVRKDGHIMLSDFDLSLRCSVNPTLVKSSLIPEPPRVSGPCAGSNCIDPFCSGPSCKMSCFRPRLLPSVGRMRKLKPDAAAAQARSLTQLVAEPTDARSNSFVGTHEYLAPEIIKGDGHGSAVDWWTFGVFLFELLYGKTPFKGSGNDETLTNVVLQSLKFPDIPIVSFQARDLIRGLLMKDPEYRLGTETGAAEIKRHPFFEGLNWALIRCATPPHIPDFHESGHLPIAPPSQGENLVSCGGDGEHLEFELF, encoded by the exons ATGGGTTCCTTTCGTGGAAAATGTGAAATAGTGGAGTTGAAGGATCGAACAGTTCGTCATGTTAGAGGACAGGATAGAGAACAGAAGCTGCCAATCACGAAAAATGGATCAAACAAACCATTGAATGGTGACATTGACAAGCTTTTCGAAGCCGTCAATCTTAGAGCATCCAAGAGTATATATCTATCGGATTTTCATGGAAATGCTTCGAAGAAGCCTATAAGGGTTGTTGGTTCTCATTCATCGGGGATAGGATTTTCTGAGCCCGTctctttgaagcaagctctaaGGGGACTGTGTATTTCTCAGGCTGCAGAGGTGGCTGCCATGAAACGGCTGTCAGTGACTACTGCATCGCCTAGGATCTCGGAAGCCAGTAGAATCACAGAATTGTACAGGTCTGTTGTAGCAGAAACTGGTGAATCTCGTTTCTCCATAAACGAAGATGGAAAACCGAGAATTAAAAATTCTCTGGTGCTTCAAGATAGTATCTCAAATTCTTCGAACTTGGTACCTGGTATGATTCAAGATTCTGTGGTGAAGGTAGCAACCCAAAGTTCATACCCAAGTTTAGGCGGCAAACCAATTGTAAAAGATCCAAAATGTGCTTCATATGAGGAAAGAGAAAGTGATAATTGTTCTTCCATTAAGCTTCCTCAGCACATTGATGAGCCTGAGACAAAACCCATGAACCAAGGTGCCCATTCTTCTCGTTTGACCTTTTCTTTACCCCTTAAGGGTGCAGATTCCTCTCTAGTGCATGATAATATATCACCTGCATCGGAAACTGACAAGCAGATGCTGGAAACTATAGGCACAGTTGAAGAAGCAGACACCAAGGTCTTGGTTCTGCCTCACCCCAGCGGTGGTGATAATATGTCAAAGCCGAACAAGAAAATTTTGGGATCAAATAAGGTGCTGAGTGTCCGAAGTATGGATTCCTCCTCATCCTCGAAACCAGTGAGTAAAACAGCATCCAAATCGAAAAGGAAATCAAAGTTGCAGACGGCACCCAAGAGCACCTCTCGTGGAGTCAAATCAATTATCATAAGCAAGAATCTTGTCATAAAAAGACCAAAGAAGATTGATTCTAAAATATCTTACAAAGTAAGTTGTGGTCAGAACAATGGTCCTAGGGAATTGATCTGCCACAAGTGTCAATGTTCTTTGAAGGATTTGAGTAAGGATCCCCAAGAAACTACTGGTGCTAAAGTTTTTACAGGTATTAACAGCCATGGTGAAAGCAAACCAGATGGAGTTCAGATCCACTGGGAAAAGAGAGGCACCCTCGTTGTTAAAACGGAAGGGGGTATCTCCCAGAGCTCAAAAAGCAGCGTTTGTGATTTTAGTAGTAGCACCACTAGCCTAAGTGAAGAGAGCAATCTAAGTGGATCAACTCCTGGAAACAGACCTCATATGTCCAAGGATGTGAGTTGGGAAGCAATCAACCGCATAACAAAACATGGTTTCTTAGGGCTGAGCCATTTTAATTTGTTGAAAAAACTCGGTTCAGGAGACATTGGTACAGTTTATCTTGCTGAATTGATAGGAACAGACAGCCTATTTGCCATAAAGGTAATGGATAACGAATTCTTGGCAAGAAGGAAGAAGATGCCCAGAGCTCATACGGAACGAGAAATTCTCAAGATGCTGGATCACCCATTTCTCCCTACACTTTATGCCCAATTTACGTCGGataatttatcatgtttagTTATGGAGTTTTGTCCTGGTGGAGATCTACATGTCCTCCGGCAGAAGCAGCCCGGGCGATATTTTCCTGAAAAGGAGGCAAG ATTCTATGTCGCAGAGGTACTTCTTGCTCTGGAATATTTGCACATGCTAGGTATCGTGTATCGAGATCTTAAACCGGAAAACATTCTCGTCCGCAAAGATGGTCACATTATGCTATCAGATTTTGACCTTTCACTTAGATGTTCGGTTAACCCAACTCTAGTTAAATCGTCATTAATACCCGAGCCACCTCGGGTCTCTGGACCATGTGCAGGGTCTAATTGCATAGACCCTTTTTGTAGCGGCCCGTCCTGTAAAATGTCATGCTTTAGACCTAGGCTTTTACCTTCAGTAGGAAGAATGAGGAAGCTAAAACCCGATGCAGCAGCAGCACAAGCTAGATCATTAACTCAACTCGTGGCAGAACCAACAGATGCACGATCCAACTCGTTTGTTGGCACGCATGAGTACTTGGCTCCAGAAATCATCAAAGGCGATGGGCATGGTAGTGCTGTTGATTGGTGGACATTTGGTGTGTTTCTGTTCGAGCTACTTTATGGGAAGACGCCCTTTAAAGGCTCTGGAAATGACGAGACGCTGACTAATGTGGTGTTGCAGAGCCTCAAATTTCCAGACATCCCTATTGTTAGTTTTCAGGCGAGAGATCTCATCAGAGGACTGCTGATGAAGGATCCCGAGTATCGTTTGGGTACAGAAACAGGAGCTGCTGAGATTAAACGACACCCGTTTTTCGAAGGCCTGAATTGGGCACTCATCCGCTGTGCCACGCCTCCTCATATACCCGATTTCCACGAGTCAGGACATTTGCCGATCGCCCCCCCATCTCAGGGGGAGAATTTGGTAAGTTGTGGTGGTGATGGAGAGCATTTAGAGTTCGAGTTGTTCTAG